From a single Azospirillum fermentarium genomic region:
- the cas3 gene encoding CRISPR-associated helicase Cas3', with product MAGVDMAGFGNPLIFQRWGKARWAEVCHLLPFHMLDTAAVLDVGLRRRPRLFHTLADGLGMERDTARAMLLTLMALHDIGKVAAAFQGLNPAASRRVGAVIPGQTAVTGIRHDAMGQAILVERLPEVLVEQGFPDDLAFWPDVALLCAIATGHHGRPAIDAELSRLQGASRRVTSADLAVADGLIAAMAGLFGWRGGLPDPAGLRRLSPLLNGLFTLCDWLGSSDAFDPREAPCDLESYYRDTALVRAAAVLDAVCPAPFTEREVCPATAFSGLFPTLGRPTPLQALADRLFTADALPDGPLLVVIEDLPGAGKTEAGDLIVHRLLAGGRADGAYFALPTMVTADAAFARKFVRTPGGEDELTLTQHLFRGGAQTVLAHSRRHHNPAFRTAPTRAGVEEGAGMAVVWFALSSRRALLADLGVGTVDQALAGALRARHAMVRLAGLWRKVLLVDEVHAYDGYMRALLESLLRWHGMMGDPVVLMSATLPSGPRAALIRAYAEGAGWGDVAAMAARTRPGAYPLLTLVSQQGIAQHPADPVPGPGTRPVRFEAVHDEDAVAARIAAWLAAGRSVVWFRNTVGDAVAAWERMADHDPLLYHARFLPADRAARETALLAAVGKTADPAARRGRLVITTQAAEQSLDLDADEMVIDLAPVDAVIQRLGRRRRHARTAAGALMGEGGEDGRPDSPVLLLCPPLENPRDGWYARTFRRAAVIYDDDARLWLSALYLLHPDRIPARAAGAGPLVLARDLRPLMDAVYADPPAGAPEALLKSHDSAQGSAAAERAAGLRARLTFREGLLEDWTKGAECPDTGLDEPRTRLIDGYTVILAVVEDGAPRLLGHAPGGTPAPDAAQCRSPLPAPPQPGQEDLVKALAATLPEETARLLTPGTVVFLTRREEDGTWTTPPLDTPRGRRRLRYGPIRGLEIVTAG from the coding sequence ATGGCGGGGGTTGACATGGCAGGATTCGGCAATCCGCTGATTTTTCAGCGGTGGGGAAAGGCCCGGTGGGCGGAGGTGTGCCACCTGTTGCCGTTTCACATGCTGGATACCGCCGCCGTTCTCGACGTGGGGCTGCGGCGGCGGCCCCGTCTTTTCCACACCCTGGCCGACGGGCTGGGCATGGAGCGGGACACGGCACGGGCCATGCTGCTGACCCTGATGGCGCTGCACGACATCGGCAAGGTGGCCGCCGCCTTCCAGGGCCTCAATCCGGCGGCGTCCCGGCGGGTGGGGGCGGTGATTCCCGGCCAGACCGCCGTCACCGGCATCCGCCACGACGCCATGGGACAGGCCATCCTGGTGGAGCGGCTGCCCGAGGTGCTGGTGGAGCAGGGCTTCCCCGACGATCTGGCGTTCTGGCCCGACGTGGCGCTGCTGTGCGCCATCGCCACCGGCCACCACGGGCGGCCCGCCATCGACGCCGAACTGTCCCGGTTGCAGGGGGCCAGCCGGCGCGTCACGTCCGCCGATCTGGCGGTGGCCGATGGGCTGATCGCCGCCATGGCCGGGCTGTTCGGCTGGCGCGGCGGGCTGCCCGATCCGGCGGGGCTGCGGCGGCTGTCGCCGTTGCTGAACGGGCTGTTCACCCTGTGCGACTGGCTGGGATCATCGGACGCCTTCGACCCGCGGGAGGCGCCGTGCGATCTCGAAAGTTATTATCGTGATACCGCGCTGGTGCGGGCGGCGGCGGTGCTGGATGCGGTGTGCCCGGCCCCCTTCACCGAGCGGGAGGTATGCCCGGCCACCGCCTTTTCCGGCCTGTTTCCCACCCTGGGGCGGCCCACGCCGCTGCAAGCTCTGGCGGACCGGCTGTTCACCGCCGACGCCTTGCCCGACGGGCCGCTGCTGGTGGTGATCGAAGACCTGCCGGGGGCGGGCAAGACCGAGGCCGGCGACCTGATCGTCCATCGGCTGCTGGCCGGGGGCCGCGCCGACGGCGCCTATTTCGCCCTGCCCACCATGGTCACGGCGGACGCCGCCTTTGCGCGGAAATTCGTCCGCACCCCCGGCGGGGAGGATGAGCTGACGCTCACCCAACACCTGTTCCGCGGGGGGGCGCAGACGGTGCTGGCCCACAGCCGCCGGCACCACAACCCGGCCTTCCGCACCGCCCCCACCCGTGCCGGGGTGGAGGAGGGGGCGGGGATGGCGGTGGTGTGGTTCGCGCTGTCGTCCCGCCGCGCGCTGCTGGCCGATCTGGGGGTGGGCACCGTCGATCAGGCGCTGGCCGGCGCCCTGCGCGCCCGCCACGCCATGGTGCGGCTGGCCGGGCTGTGGCGCAAGGTGCTGCTGGTGGACGAGGTGCACGCCTATGACGGCTACATGCGCGCGCTGCTGGAATCGCTGCTGCGCTGGCACGGCATGATGGGCGACCCGGTGGTGCTGATGTCGGCGACCCTGCCCAGCGGGCCGCGGGCGGCGCTGATCCGCGCCTATGCCGAGGGGGCCGGGTGGGGCGACGTGGCGGCCATGGCCGCCCGCACCCGGCCCGGCGCCTATCCGCTGCTGACCCTGGTCAGCCAGCAGGGCATCGCCCAGCACCCTGCCGATCCCGTCCCCGGCCCCGGCACCCGCCCCGTGCGGTTCGAGGCGGTCCATGACGAGGATGCCGTGGCCGCCCGCATCGCCGCGTGGCTGGCCGCGGGGCGCAGCGTCGTGTGGTTCCGCAACACCGTCGGCGATGCGGTGGCGGCGTGGGAGCGCATGGCCGACCACGATCCGCTGCTCTATCACGCCCGCTTCCTGCCCGCCGACCGGGCCGCGCGGGAAACGGCGCTGCTGGCCGCCGTGGGTAAGACGGCGGACCCGGCGGCCCGCCGCGGGCGGCTGGTCATCACCACCCAGGCCGCCGAACAGAGCCTGGATCTGGACGCGGACGAGATGGTGATCGACCTCGCCCCCGTGGATGCGGTGATCCAGCGTCTGGGCCGCCGCCGCCGTCACGCCCGCACCGCCGCCGGTGCCCTGATGGGGGAGGGCGGCGAGGACGGGCGGCCCGACAGCCCCGTGCTGCTGCTGTGCCCGCCGCTGGAAAACCCGCGCGATGGCTGGTACGCCCGCACCTTCCGCCGGGCGGCGGTGATCTATGACGACGACGCCCGGCTGTGGCTGTCGGCGCTGTATCTGCTGCACCCGGACCGCATACCGGCACGGGCGGCGGGGGCGGGGCCGCTGGTGCTGGCCCGCGACCTGCGCCCGCTGATGGATGCGGTCTACGCCGACCCGCCGGCCGGCGCGCCCGAGGCCCTGTTGAAAAGCCATGACAGCGCCCAGGGCAGCGCTGCCGCCGAGCGCGCCGCCGGCCTGCGCGCCCGCCTGACCTTCCGCGAGGGGCTGCTGGAGGATTGGACCAAGGGGGCCGAGTGTCCCGACACCGGCCTGGACGAGCCGCGCACCCGGCTGATCGACGGTTACACGGTGATCCTGGCGGTGGTGGAGGACGGCGCGCCGCGCCTGCTGGGCCACGCCCCCGGCGGCACCCCCGCGCCCGACGCCGCCCAATGCCGCAGCCCGCTGCCGGCGCCGCCGCAGCCGGGGCAGGAAGATTTGGTGAAGGCCCTGGCCGCCACGCTGCCGGAGGAGACCGCCCGCCTGCTGACGCCCGGCACCGTGGTGTTCCTGACCCGGCGGGAGGAGGACGGCACCTGGACCACCCCGCCCCTGGACACCCCGCGGGGCCGCCGCCGCCTGCGCTACGGCCCCATCCGCGGGCTGGAGATCGTCACCGCCGGTTAG
- a CDS encoding chemotaxis protein CheD: protein MADRSDRRGAHPRPSGTGYFDPDFKANAIPITLGEWRVCRRPDEMVTTVLGSCVAACVHDPVARVGGMNHFLLPGAPAGAEGAHSPCRYGAAAMDTLLDAVTAAGAVRDRLEVKLFGGARVIEAGQDIGADNVAFALDYVARAGLTLTGRDLGGTLGRRLMFFPATGRAYRRFMKADAAGVAQEVTHWRRLRRAVLP, encoded by the coding sequence ATGGCGGACAGGAGCGACAGACGCGGCGCGCACCCCCGCCCGTCCGGCACCGGCTATTTCGACCCGGATTTCAAGGCCAACGCCATTCCCATCACGCTGGGCGAATGGCGGGTGTGCCGCCGGCCCGACGAGATGGTGACGACGGTGCTGGGGTCGTGCGTGGCGGCGTGCGTTCACGACCCGGTGGCGCGGGTGGGCGGCATGAACCATTTCCTGCTGCCCGGCGCCCCGGCGGGGGCCGAGGGGGCGCACAGCCCCTGCCGCTATGGCGCGGCGGCCATGGACACGCTGTTGGACGCGGTGACCGCCGCCGGGGCCGTGCGGGACCGGCTGGAGGTGAAGCTGTTCGGCGGCGCCCGTGTGATCGAGGCGGGCCAGGACATCGGCGCCGACAATGTGGCCTTCGCCCTGGACTATGTGGCCCGCGCCGGCCTGACGCTGACGGGCCGGGATCTGGGCGGCACGCTGGGCCGGCGGCTGATGTTCTTCCCCGCCACGGGCCGGGCCTACCGGCGCTTCATGAAGGCGGATGCCGCAGGCGTGGCGCAGGAGGTCACCCATTGGCGCCGGCTGCGGCGCGCGGTTCTTCCCTAA